Below is a genomic region from Vibrio mimicus.
GATTCCAGTGCAGGAAGCTTGGCGTAAAGAAGCGCGATTTATTACTGTGATTCGAACGGAATTTGTAGAGCCACATGTCAACACGGAATTAGCCACAAATGCAGAGTCTTCACATTGGCTAAAAGAGCCATTAAATCATCTTCAGCAGCAACTACAGCATAAGTGGATGGGTTGGCGACATGAGTGGAGTGAGTTTTTCCAGCAGCAAAAATTACGTGCGAGAGAGCAAAAAAAAGAGCAAAAACATTTAGATGCACTGAATGGTGGGCGTTGGTTATTCGGTGCTGATGATATTTACCGTCTCAGTCATTTGTTAGGGAGTAAATTTGATGCTGGTTTGGCCGATTTATTGATGGTGCATTACCAGACCTATGCTTTGACATGCGATTTTCTTGATGCCCATCACGATGATACTTTCATCGCGCAGATCATGCCGAGTGAACCACTACGCTCGAATTCGTTGCTCAGCTCTTCTGACGATCTGCTGCATGATTATGAAATTGGCTTAAAAGCGGGATACCATTTTTTAAAGGTGTACAGTGAGGCGGATGAATTACGCAAGCGATTATGTCCAAACAGTATTCCTCCCACAGGTTTAAAGAAGAAGGCGCAGGGACCTTCTTCTTTAATGGACTCATGACTAATCCATTCCCGATTAGTAAACAGGTAAAATACGCATACAGTTGGTTGACCCCTCAACCCCCATCATGTCACCTTGGGTAATGATCACAAGATCGCCTTCTTCTAGCATTTTTCGCTCTTTTAAAGCATCAAGTGCAGCGATTGCGACTTCTAAGCCGCTGGCTTGCTTAGTGTCAAAATAGAACGGAATCACCCCTCGTAACAAGGCACATCGATTGAGCGTCGCTTGATTGGCTGACATCGCAAAAATGGGGAATACAGAGTTGAGTCTAGATGTCATTAATGCGGTACGGCCTGATTCGGTGAGTGTGACCATGGCTTTAACCCCTTTAAGGTGGTTAGCCGCATAAATGGTCGACATAGCAATCGCTTCTTCTGCTGTGAGAAACACACTTTTGATGCGATAGGTTTGCTCATTTGACTCAATCATTTTTTCTGCCCCAACGCAGACTTCTGCCATGGCTTTGACCGTTTCTACGGGGTATTTCCCTGCCGCGGTTTCTCCTGAAAGCATGACTGCATCAGTGCCATCAAGGACGGCATTGGCCACATCCATAACTTCGGCTCGGGTTGGCATAGGGTTATTGATCATCGATTCCATCATTTGAGTGGCCGTAATCACCACGCGATTGAGGCGTTTGGCACGAGAAATCAGTTTTTTTTGTACAGCAATCAACTCAGGGTCACCAATTTCTACCCCAAGATCGCCCCTTGCGACCATGATTACATCGGAAGCTTGTACAATATCATCAATATTTTCATCACAAGATACCGTTTCCGCACGCTCGACTTTGGCGACCATGCGTGCATGAAGCCCAGCTTCTTGTGCAAGGCGTCTCGCATATTTCATATCCTCGCCATTACGAGGAAAAGAAACCGCTAAATATTCCACTTGAATTTCGGCAGCTAATCGAATGTCATTTTTATCTTTTTCGGTTAACGCATCTGCCGATAATCCGCCGCCTTTTTTGTTGATCCCTTTATTATTGGAGAGCGGGCCACCAACCAACACTGTAGTGTGGATTTTATTCGCTTCTACCTGCATGACTTGTAGCTGTACTCGGCCATCATCCAGTAACAGGATATCGTCCCGATGAACATCTTGCGGTAATTTTTTATAATCGATGCCAACACTTTCAACAGTACCTTCTCCTTTTGCCAAATTGGCATCAAGGATGAATTTTTCTCCTTCATTGAGGGTGATTTTCCCATCTTTAAAGGTCGATACCCGAATTTTTGGACCTTGTAAATCTCCGAGTAACGCCACGTGACGCCCTAACTTTGCGGCGATCTCTCGTACTCTTTTGGCTCGATTTTTATGATCCTCGGGTGTACCGTGAGAGAAGTTCATTCTTACTACATTGGCTCCTGCGCGGATAATGGCTTCAAGCATTTCAGGGCTTTCGGTGGATGGACCTAAGGTAGTGACGATTTTGGTTCTGCGTAGAGTTGAGCTCATATCAAGGTTCCTTAGACGTGACCATGGGGCGAGTTATGCGTTAAGTATAGTGACTCAGAGAGATTAGATCGTTTTTGGTGTGCCTAATGTTTTTAGGTGAGGTATTGCTCCTTTGATAGGGGAATTCCCAGTTTTGGTATACCGTGCGAATCAAGGTCATAGGGAAATAAAGACAAATTATTGGATAGAAAACACAAACTTCTAGGGATATGCGTGATATTTGTCACGCCTATCTGACAAAGCGCTTCACAATTACTTCGCAAAGTAAAAAAATTGGTTTGTTGTTGAATTTCGGAGCGCCGCATGTACATGGCTCAACCCGGCCATATTGATCACATCAAACAGATCAATGCGGGCCGCGTATACAAACTGATCGATCAAAAAGGGCCAATCTCTCGCATCGATTTGTCGAAGGAGAGTGAACTTGCGCCTGCGAGTATCACCAAAATTACTCGTGAATTGATTGATGCCCATTTGATTCATGAAACCACAGTTCAAGAGGCCACTAGTCGTGGCCGCCCGGCTGTTGGGCTACAAACCAACAATATGGGATGGCAATTTCTATCGATGCGTCTAGGTCGTGGCTATCTCACGATTGCTTTGCACGAATTGGGCGGTGAAGTACTGATCGATACTAAAATAGATATTCATGAAATCGATCAAGAAGATGTCCTTGCTCGATTGCTGTTCGAAATTGAAGAATTTTTTCAGACCTATGCGGCGCAACTAGATCGTGTAACCAGTATTGCAATTACTTTGCCTGGATTGGTCAATTCAGAGCTGGGCATTGTGTTACAAATGCCTCACTACAATGTGAAAAACTTAGCTCTAGGACCTGAAATCTATAAAGCTACCGGTTTGCCGGTGTTTGTCGCCAATGATACTCGAGCTTGGGCTTTGGCTGAAAAGCTATTTGGTCATTCACAAGACGTTGATAACTCAGTGCTAATCTCTATTCATCATGGATTAGGGGCGGGTATTGTTCTTGATGGCCGTGTGTTACAAGGTCGGAATGGCAATATAGGTGAGCTTGGGCATATCCAGATCGATCCTAAAGGTAAGCGCTGCCACTGTGGTAACTCTGGTTGTTTAGAAACCGTGGCCTCATCACAAGCTATTCGCGATCAAGTTAAAGCGAGAATTATGGCAGGAGAACCGAGCTGCCTTGCTGCCATTGAAGATATTTCGATCGAGGATATTTGTGCAGCCGCGGCTGATGGCGATCCATTAGCGGTTGATGTCATTCAGCAACTTGGTCGTTATTTAGGGGTGGCTATCGCGATTGTGATTAACCTGTTTAACCCTGATAAGGTGTTGATTGGAGGAGTAATTAACCAAGCTAAGGCTGTTTTATACCCTTCAATTGAGCAGTGTATTCGCGAACAAAGTTTACCTGTCTACCATCAAGACTTACAGCTAGTGGAATCTCGTTTTTACAAACAAGCCACAATGCCAGGTGCCGCTTTGATTAAGCAGGCGCTCTATGATGGTCTACTCTTAATGAAAGTGGTCGAAGGTTAATTGATCACTGGAATCGTAAGAAATTCAACCTTACTTACATTTACATTCATACTTAGGGACTATACTGTCACCAAGGTATTTATTTAACGGGATTTCGTATGTCAGGTGTTTTGAACACGGTAGACCAGCGGACGAATCTGGTCGGCGAAAACCGATTGGAGCTTTTACTTTTTAGCCTCAATAGTCGCCAAGTTTTTGCGATAAACGTTTTTAAAGTCAAAGAGGTCATCAAAGTACCTCTTTTAACGAAAATGCCAGGCGCACATCCTCATATTACTGGTGTGGCATCGTTACGTGGTGAGCCAGTGCCTGTGATTGATTTACGGTCTGCAATAGGTTTTCCTCCCCGTCGTGCTCAAGATACGGAAGAAAATCTGATCATTACTGAATATAACCGTACTGTTCAGGGATTTTTGGTTGGGCAGGTGCGTAATATTATCAATACTGCCTGGACAGAGATTCAACCTCCACCTAAAACGGCTGGGAGGTCAAATTACTTAACGGCAATCACGCATGTCAAAGAACAAGACAATACCCATATTGTTGAAATTATTGATGTTGAGAAAGTATTGGCCGAGATAGTCCACTACGATGTTTCTATCTCTGAAGAAGTGCTAGATCATGAATTACTTAATGATATGACAGGGCGTACCGTATTGATTGTGGATGATTCGTCAACGGCGAGAAATCAAGTTAAAGATACGCTGTCACAGCTTGGTTTGAACATCATTGAGTGTCGTGATGGATTGGAAGCCTTATTGCTGCTCAAATCATGGTGTGATCAAGGTAAAAATATCTATAAAGAACTGCTGATGATGATTACGGATGCAGAAATGCCAGAGATGGATGGTTACAAGTTAACTCATGAAATCCGCAATGACCCGCGAATGAAAGATTTATACATCGCCCTCAATACCTCACTCAGTGGTAATTTTAATGAAGCTATGGTGCAAAAAGTGGGGTGTAACCGATTTATTTCCAAGTTTCAGCCGGATTTGTTAGTGCAAGTGGCTCAAGAGCGGTTGAGGGAAGTGCTTTCCTGAACGGCCAAATAATTGCAATATGAAATTGACAAAAGGCACTCTTGGAGTGCCTTTTCTATTTTTAGTTTAGTGCTGAATAAAACTGCAGGACGGGTTCCTTTGCCAGTAAGCCATCTAGAGCGGCAATGAATTTTTTAAAGTGTTCACTTTGGCAATGGCTGTCAAAAGCGGCTTGATCAACAAATTGTTCTTGGAATAAAAACACGCCTTCTGTTGCTTGTTGTTCAAAAAGTTCGTAACGCATACAGCCCGGCTCTTGACGGGTTGGTGCCAGCATTTCTTGCGCCAATTGGCGAACGGTTTGTTTGTGGTCAGCTTTAGCGTGCAATGTTGCGGTTAAATGGATCAAGGTTATGTCCTCTGTTGTTATAAATAGCGGCCCTGACGTTGCAAAAACTCAATTTTGTAACCATCTGGATCAGTAAGAAAAAAGAAAGTTGCGAGATGTTGTTCATGGTGATCCAACACCTTTATATCGCTGGGTTGCAAGCCTTTCTCAGAGAGCTGCCGGTGTGTTGTATCAATATCGGATACGCTGACGGCAATGTGCCCATAAGCATTACCTAGAAGATAAGGTTCCGGCTGATTGTGGTTGAACGTGAGCTCTAGTTCTACTTCAGTCTGCTCGTTACCTAGGTAGGTAAGAGTAAATGTGTCGAAAACGTATTGTGCGCGAACTTCAAGTTGTAGTGCTTGTTGGTAAAAATCAATTGAGCGTTCTAAGTTGTAAACACGCAGCATGGTGTGGATCAGTTTAGTCATGTTTCCTCCAACAAATAGGTGGACAGACTAATCATATTCGCTCTGTGAGTGGTAGTACGTGAGTACGACAATCCCAAGTCTTAATTGTGTGGCAATTAAGCTATGGCGGTTGGGTTGACTAAGAGTTGATGCCGAACATGTGTCATCACATCAGTAGGATCTCGTAAATAGATCAGGCAAGCGCAACGTAGCAATGAGGCAAAATTGGTGATATCCCCCGTGTATTCGAGTGCTTCACGATAAATGAGACTAATGAAACGCGGGAGAGACATGGCTTGATTATGAGCAATTTCTTCTAGTATTTTCCAGAAACTGGCTTCTAACTTGACACTTGTAGCATGGCCATCGATGCGGACAGAACGAGTGATAAATTGGTAGTTTTCTTTAGGTTGGTTGGCAAAAATTTCACACATAAAGTCGATCTACTCAGGAGTTAAAAACCAAGTATCTTGGTAATTTTTTCCTCTAGAGTCAATCGACTTTCATTCTCTATGGTAGAAGTATCACTGTCGCGCAAGTTTTCATCTTATAACAGGGCTAAAAGTATGCCACCAACGGTTGCCGCTGCGGAAAGATATTGCCCAGCAGAGTATGAAGCGTCATCCTCCTCTTTAATTTTGTCGGGATGATCCATTCCTAAAGCGCCATAAGTGAAAGATTCCATTTTGTCACTTACGGTTTTATCTTTATTTCCCGTTGCTTTACCTTCTTTCTCAATCTCTTGCAAAGCGGCAAGTAAGGCTTTGCCTTCAGCCGATAAAGTGACCTTGTTTTGCTCCACTTTAAGTGGAGCAGGGGGGGGCTCAGGCTTAGCAGATGCTTGAGGTTTTACCGTTTGGGTGGATGGCAATGTATGCACAGATCCTGCGCCTATTGGGTTCATACATCTCTCCTAAGTCATTCTCTGAATCTATATCGACCACAAACAAAAAAACTTGCGTGATTTTTACACATTACGTGTGAAAAACAGGCAAGCAAATGCTATGCCGATTTTGAGTTGTTGATGGCTTAGGAGTATGATTTTTTCTTAAACGAGATCTGTATCGTGCATTTTCAATGGCTTGGTTGCTTCAACTTGATGAGCTTTTTGAGTAGCACTTATTGAGGCAGTGAGTACGGGAAAGTCATCGTTACTTTGCACGGCTACTTTCTTCGGTAAACGCGCAGCATGAAGTCGGCTTCACACTCGAAAATGTCACTTTGGCTAACTCGATTTTTAAAATTATCGCTGGCACGCCATGCGAACGGAGTCATTTGCAGCAAGTCGGCAGCTTCTGAGCCATTGAGTGCCATGGTGTAGTGGAGTTTGCATTCTTCAACCAATTCAAAGCCCGATAGGTTTTCTGGTAGTTCTTCATGCAAGCGCACCTGATCGTAGATACCTTGTTTAAATTGAAACAGATGGCGCGCTGCAGGAGTGACGGTTATCACCACGCCTCCCACTTTTACACAACGTTCTAATTCGGTGTCTTTGCATGGTGCGTAAATGCGGATCACGCCGTCCAGACTTTGCTCAGCAAAAGGGAGGCGATGGCTAGATGCCACGGTAAATTGGCATTCTGGATAACGTTTTGCAGCGTAACGAATAGCAATTTTGGAAATATCGAGCCCAAAAGTCTTTGCGTCACGGTCTTGCTGGCGTAGTGCTTTGGCAAAAAAATCGGTGTAGTAGCCTTCACCACAGCCGATATCAAGTAGCGTTTGCTGGTGGGTAGCTAAATGTGTTTGGCATAATTCCGCGACTTTTTCACGCATCGGTGCGTAATGGCCTGTTTGCAAAAACCGACGACGTGCTTGAGTCATTTCTTTGTTGTCGCCGGGATCTTTTGAGCGCTTGTGCTGAACAGGCATCAGATTGACGTATCCCTCTTTCGCTACATCAAATTGATGACGATTGACACAGGTGTAAGTGTTTTGGTTAAGCGTTAGGGGATGCTCACAAAGCGGGCACAAGAAGGTCATGGTGGCCTCAATCAACAAAATAGAGGCGTAAGTTTAGCGGCTAGAGCATGAAATAAAAAGGCAAGGATCGGTTATTGATTAGCTAATGGCGATTTGCTAAGCAGCGAGAGGCCGCCTGACAAGTAGGCAGCCGAAATTCACTTTCAAAGTTTAGAAATTAAATGCAATACCAGCGGAAAGTAGAGCTGATTGTTGATCGAAAAAGCTAACCGCATCGTCTGTTTCACTGATGCTTGCTATTGCATTGATTGCCACATTGTTCCAGCCGAAGGGAGCACGGTAGACATAAAGCGCAAACGCACTCCAGCGATCCGCATCTCTCGCTGCTGCAAAAATGGGGTGTGCGGTGTTGTAGTCCTCTTGACCATAACTGAAGGTTAAAAATAGCGCTTGTGGACCTGCAAAGGTATTGATTCCTAGCTGATAATCGAAGGCAGCAAAATCAAATGCATCTCCTTGGGCATTACGTTGGGTATAACTTATCTTCGGTACTAAAGACCAAGATCGACCAAAGGGTAAAGTTACTTCCGCAGAAACTCTTTGGTAGTCACTATTGCGATTTAGCAGGGCGGTTGCTTCGTTATTTAATCCTGATGTTATGCCACTTTGTTCTTCATCGATTTGATAGTCTAAATAGGCATAGCGCAGAGTAAATGGAATGGCTAAAGGGGCGGTATAAGCTAAGCGTCCACCTTGCGCGCTAATATCAGTAGCGGATCTTGCCGTTTGCGTAAGATAGGGGTCACGCCACGTTTCATTTACACCGGGTAGGGAAGGAAAATAAGCTAGCGTAATTTCACCCAATCTATCCAATCTATGGGTCACGCCGAGTTCCGCTTGTAGATGCCCTTCAATAATTTGATCCGAACTCTGCCCTGCAAAAAGTCGAGTTTGTCCTGAAGCTAAGGTGTATTGGATATTCCCTAATGGGGCAAAAAAAAGGTCAGACGTGCTTTGGCCGGGCTGCTGCAAATTGTTGGTGATCGCATTGTCATCATTGGTGTTCATTTGTGACTGAGTGCGCACGTAAAAACTGTTAAGGCTTAGCGTGATATCCCATCCTGGTTGATTTTTATCCGGAAAACCTTGTGCGTGAGTGACTTGTAATAGTGAAGATAAGAGTAGGGTTGCGAGACAAATATGGCCGTTTTTCATTAGGTATCCTTACCAGACTGACGTTGTGCATTATGTAGCACAATTGTGCTGAGCAGAGTAAGACATGGTACAGCTAAAATATGAACCAAATGATGGTTATGTGAATGATATCGCTGAGTCGTGTATCTCACGCTGTTGCACAGTATATGTAGGGGTAGAAAAAGCAGCGCTTTTCGAGTGGATGTCGCGCTATATTGGCGGTTCAAACTTGCCCGAGATGCACGCTGCTTGATAAGGAATTAATGCGTATGACTAGAGATCTGTGTGCTCAACTGATGGGTTTGCCCAGGTTGAAGTGTTTTGCCTTGGGCCAGTGACGGAGCATGAAGCGTCGACTCCACACACAAGAAGTGTAAGTAACCATCATCATTCATATCTGCCATTGATTGGGCGCCTTGTTGCCAAGGGTTCCATAATACCGCTGAGTTATGACCTTGATTTTCAACCGTCAATGTTCTGGCTAGCATTGGATCTTGCACTTGGATCAATGCTTCTGGCTGGGTATAAACACGATCTATGGTGTCGACGAGCGTTAGTTGACCATCACTTGAGCAAGATTTATCCCCTTGCAGGCTATCAAGATACTCTACACCTACACCTGTGGTTTGAGTTTCACGTATATCGCCCATGTGCAGATAAGTGTGTAGCGCACCAGAGAATGTCCATGCTTTTTCGTCAGTGTTAGTCACATCAAGCGTTACTTTCAAGCTCTCACTGATTTCCACATGCAAGCGAACATCAAATTGGTATGGCCAAATCGCCAAGCTCTCAGGTGTAGTTTGCAAACCGAGAGTCACGATCACACCTTGATCATTTTCTCTGTGTTCAACCAGTTTCCATTCTTGATTACGTGCAAAACCATGCGCTGGTGCAGCTATACGGCCAAACCATGGCCAACAGACAGGAATACCCCCACGCAGTGCTGCTTTACCATCAAAAATGGCTTTTGAGCTCATCCACAAGAGATCGGATTGGCCATTGGGTTGAAAGGAGATGACATGACCGCCGTGCAGTGAGATAGCAGCACTGGCTTTATCGTGTATCACACGCACGATTTTGATCTGATCTTGCTGAGCAATAGTGACGCAATCAGACAATACGGCGACGGTGTTCAGAGAGTGTAAATCCATCTTAGTTTCCTTGAATCTGCGTTTCAGCCTGATCTGAGATGGGGTCAATGACGAGTGTAAAGGCACTGAGTTACCCAAAGCCCAGATACCAAAAAGGCGACCCTAGAGTCGCCTTTTTGTCTAACGAATTTCTTCGCTAATCACCACATTACTTAGAGATGTGAGCGATCAGGTCAAGAACTTTGTTTGAGTAACCGATTTCGTTGTCGTACCAAGATACAACTTTAACGAATTTGTCAGTTAGTGCGATACCTGCGTCAGCATCGAAGATAGAAGTGCGAGTGTCACC
It encodes:
- the pyk gene encoding pyruvate kinase — translated: MSSTLRRTKIVTTLGPSTESPEMLEAIIRAGANVVRMNFSHGTPEDHKNRAKRVREIAAKLGRHVALLGDLQGPKIRVSTFKDGKITLNEGEKFILDANLAKGEGTVESVGIDYKKLPQDVHRDDILLLDDGRVQLQVMQVEANKIHTTVLVGGPLSNNKGINKKGGGLSADALTEKDKNDIRLAAEIQVEYLAVSFPRNGEDMKYARRLAQEAGLHARMVAKVERAETVSCDENIDDIVQASDVIMVARGDLGVEIGDPELIAVQKKLISRAKRLNRVVITATQMMESMINNPMPTRAEVMDVANAVLDGTDAVMLSGETAAGKYPVETVKAMAEVCVGAEKMIESNEQTYRIKSVFLTAEEAIAMSTIYAANHLKGVKAMVTLTESGRTALMTSRLNSVFPIFAMSANQATLNRCALLRGVIPFYFDTKQASGLEVAIAALDALKERKMLEEGDLVIITQGDMMGVEGSTNCMRILPVY
- a CDS encoding D-hexose-6-phosphate mutarotase, giving the protein MDLHSLNTVAVLSDCVTIAQQDQIKIVRVIHDKASAAISLHGGHVISFQPNGQSDLLWMSSKAIFDGKAALRGGIPVCWPWFGRIAAPAHGFARNQEWKLVEHRENDQGVIVTLGLQTTPESLAIWPYQFDVRLHVEISESLKVTLDVTNTDEKAWTFSGALHTYLHMGDIRETQTTGVGVEYLDSLQGDKSCSSDGQLTLVDTIDRVYTQPEALIQVQDPMLARTLTVENQGHNSAVLWNPWQQGAQSMADMNDDGYLHFLCVESTLHAPSLAQGKTLQPGQTHQLSTQISSHTH
- a CDS encoding DUF2860 domain-containing protein — its product is MKNGHICLATLLLSSLLQVTHAQGFPDKNQPGWDITLSLNSFYVRTQSQMNTNDDNAITNNLQQPGQSTSDLFFAPLGNIQYTLASGQTRLFAGQSSDQIIEGHLQAELGVTHRLDRLGEITLAYFPSLPGVNETWRDPYLTQTARSATDISAQGGRLAYTAPLAIPFTLRYAYLDYQIDEEQSGITSGLNNEATALLNRNSDYQRVSAEVTLPFGRSWSLVPKISYTQRNAQGDAFDFAAFDYQLGINTFAGPQALFLTFSYGQEDYNTAHPIFAAARDADRWSAFALYVYRAPFGWNNVAINAIASISETDDAVSFFDQQSALLSAGIAFNF
- a CDS encoding patatin-like phospholipase family protein, whose product is MKSGGVVSDARTELDTQRLAKYIGGKHALVAQGGGQRGIFTAGVLDAFLMSNFDPYHEFYGTSAGALNLCAYLSRQAGLGKAFILELTTRPEFFHLFSYIRRKQYMNMQWALDCISEYPYRLDLGMARQVLGQRKAYAAVTSADDLKDVYFPMLGVDWQQVLLATCAIPELCPEPIQLRGKHYIDGGVSASIPVQEAWRKEARFITVIRTEFVEPHVNTELATNAESSHWLKEPLNHLQQQLQHKWMGWRHEWSEFFQQQKLRAREQKKEQKHLDALNGGRWLFGADDIYRLSHLLGSKFDAGLADLLMVHYQTYALTCDFLDAHHDDTFIAQIMPSEPLRSNSLLSSSDDLLHDYEIGLKAGYHFLKVYSEADELRKRLCPNSIPPTGLKKKAQGPSSLMDS
- the rlmA gene encoding 23S rRNA (guanine(745)-N(1))-methyltransferase — protein: MTFLCPLCEHPLTLNQNTYTCVNRHQFDVAKEGYVNLMPVQHKRSKDPGDNKEMTQARRRFLQTGHYAPMREKVAELCQTHLATHQQTLLDIGCGEGYYTDFFAKALRQQDRDAKTFGLDISKIAIRYAAKRYPECQFTVASSHRLPFAEQSLDGVIRIYAPCKDTELERCVKVGGVVITVTPAARHLFQFKQGIYDQVRLHEELPENLSGFELVEECKLHYTMALNGSEAADLLQMTPFAWRASDNFKNRVSQSDIFECEADFMLRVYRRK
- a CDS encoding chemotaxis protein CheV, with protein sequence MSGVLNTVDQRTNLVGENRLELLLFSLNSRQVFAINVFKVKEVIKVPLLTKMPGAHPHITGVASLRGEPVPVIDLRSAIGFPPRRAQDTEENLIITEYNRTVQGFLVGQVRNIINTAWTEIQPPPKTAGRSNYLTAITHVKEQDNTHIVEIIDVEKVLAEIVHYDVSISEEVLDHELLNDMTGRTVLIVDDSSTARNQVKDTLSQLGLNIIECRDGLEALLLLKSWCDQGKNIYKELLMMITDAEMPEMDGYKLTHEIRNDPRMKDLYIALNTSLSGNFNEAMVQKVGCNRFISKFQPDLLVQVAQERLREVLS
- the mlc gene encoding sugar metabolism global transcriptional regulator Mlc, which translates into the protein MYMAQPGHIDHIKQINAGRVYKLIDQKGPISRIDLSKESELAPASITKITRELIDAHLIHETTVQEATSRGRPAVGLQTNNMGWQFLSMRLGRGYLTIALHELGGEVLIDTKIDIHEIDQEDVLARLLFEIEEFFQTYAAQLDRVTSIAITLPGLVNSELGIVLQMPHYNVKNLALGPEIYKATGLPVFVANDTRAWALAEKLFGHSQDVDNSVLISIHHGLGAGIVLDGRVLQGRNGNIGELGHIQIDPKGKRCHCGNSGCLETVASSQAIRDQVKARIMAGEPSCLAAIEDISIEDICAAAADGDPLAVDVIQQLGRYLGVAIAIVINLFNPDKVLIGGVINQAKAVLYPSIEQCIREQSLPVYHQDLQLVESRFYKQATMPGAALIKQALYDGLLLMKVVEG
- a CDS encoding ribbon-helix-helix domain-containing protein encodes the protein MCEIFANQPKENYQFITRSVRIDGHATSVKLEASFWKILEEIAHNQAMSLPRFISLIYREALEYTGDITNFASLLRCACLIYLRDPTDVMTHVRHQLLVNPTAIA
- a CDS encoding putative quinol monooxygenase; translated protein: MIHLTATLHAKADHKQTVRQLAQEMLAPTRQEPGCMRYELFEQQATEGVFLFQEQFVDQAAFDSHCQSEHFKKFIAALDGLLAKEPVLQFYSALN
- a CDS encoding VOC family protein, which codes for MTKLIHTMLRVYNLERSIDFYQQALQLEVRAQYVFDTFTLTYLGNEQTEVELELTFNHNQPEPYLLGNAYGHIAVSVSDIDTTHRQLSEKGLQPSDIKVLDHHEQHLATFFFLTDPDGYKIEFLQRQGRYL